The genomic segment TCGCGAGAAGATCGATAGAGGCGTCGATTGCGATGCAGTTGGTAAACCGCGACAACGCGAACGAACCTGTGAGAGTGCGGCATCGATTGACGCCGCTCGAGCTTGCGCTAATCTCAATTCTGTCGACCAACGCCAACCAGAAGATCCGAACAAATCAAATGTCACGTCGCGTGATCGATACGGGACTGATGCTGTTACAACGGAGAAATCGGAAGGTCATTCGAAAAATAACGGTTACGTTGGAGAAACGAACAATTATCTCCTGGAAAATTGTCCCGGACGAGAACAGGACGAACGGTAAGTTACTTTTTTCGATACTTTTTCTTTCACGTTAATATTGATACAAATTAGCAAACGACGTTAACGAATTCTGCTAATGTACACTTTTCTCGAATTATTCTTCCTTATCGTCGGTAGAACCGCCCCGGCGATGCAGTCCGTTCCGAAGACATTTTATTTTGGTATGAATGAATGTCCGAGCGGTGACATACCGAACGACGAAGTCTATAAGTTCCAAGATCGAGAGGACGCCAGATCATCCGTGGATACCACAGATGACACGGATGATAATGTGAGTCGCATATCAAACATCTACATGGTTTCTTTTCTCCTTATACAGAATGAATCAAACGTCACAGTATAATACATGAAGAACGCGCAATAGAGCTTGGGTTATCTGAACCAATCGGTACTGAGATGGTCCGAAAGATTGAGTCATTCGAATCATCAAATATTTCACCTTAATGTTGTATggattaaaattaaaaaaaaaatcttgattgttggattaaaattaaaaaaaaaggataCTAAACTTAAGAAAGAAGTACCGATACTTGGCATGTACGAATATATCGTACTATAATAATGCTTCGTTAACGAAACGTAACTCGAACCCGTAAGCTAGAAAAATTGAACTATTTTTTGCCGATTGTTGCGAGTGAGAGAGAATCAGTGAAAAATCGCATCGTGTGATGCCAAGTTAACTAAGTTGTGCAACGGTACCGACTGATACGACTACATCAATCGGTACCGCTATACCATCAGTTTGTTTACTTCTCAAACCAATGGTTCGGATAACCGATGTCCTACTGTATCTGTTTAGTTCGAAGCAAATATCATTACGAATTAACATAGTGGAATCTTGATTGTCAGAACAAGGAATGACAGTAAAAGCAAAATGATTAAATTTTTATTGAAGagtttttttgtttttgtttaaTATTAGACCTTATTTCTGTTAATTACAATAGAGAGCCTTCTGTATTCGAATCGATCGAGAAACCTAAATACTTAGTTGGATGAAGGAATTGGTTTACATAGAAACTGGATAGAAAATTGGAAATAGCCAAGTTAATTTACTTTTGAATTACATAGATTTAATTGTGTTAGATGTATTATAGATAGTAGATTTTTCATCCAATTTATATAAGCGTCAGTCTACAATTATAAATACTAGATGTCTGTCGTTCCTCGTTAGTCACGTTTGTTTAAAGAGTAATTTTTAACTCTAACACATTGATGAAACTATCAGCACGACGAAGTATTTTTACAGAAGAAATACTCTTCTAGGAAAAGACTGTCGTAGAGAATATTTCGCTGAAGCTGCGTCCAACTTTACCGAAGAAACAACTGGAAATTCCGCGTTTCTCCCCGTCTGCAGCCTGGAGACTACTTTCAGCGCTAGAAACCCCAGGCCCAAGTATGAGCACCGCTAGCGAAGAACTGCCAGTTCGTATTGAGAAATTTTATTACGGTTTTTTTTATTACGTGTTCAGGGAGGAAGACATGTAGAGAATGTATAATTTAGAATCATAAGGATTAAGTAAACGGAGTCGGTGACTGTAGTAACTTCTGACACAAGTATGAAGACATAAAATATCGAAACTATAGGAAAGGGTTAATCTAATTTAATGTAACATCTAATGTATTATAGATAATAATAACCTGCAGATTAATACTGTGTAGAGTAAAGAATTCGCAGTCGTGCTTAGATGAAGATAATGTGCTGTGTTCTACCGTaggaaattaatataaatttgtaCAAGAAGCAGATGCAATGAACACTTTAGAATATTGTAGCACAAAATATATAGGAGCTTTGTTTAGATTTAATGGATTAATGAAACAAACGATTGTATGATACACTTGTCGTCCTGCAACATTCAGGTGATGTTCGAGGAGCGAATAGAACGGTTATCGAGGCCACCACCGCTATTTCCGCTTTCGTTGGGTCCCCGTAGTTGGCACGACAAGTCCGGTGATTCCGGTATATCCGGGGACGCTGGGGCAGCTAACGAAGACTCCCTCGACGTAAGTACGATCAACAGAATGAAAACGACCGCGACAAGGCCAACTTGGACACCGCAACAAGACCTGGGCGAAGAGTCGAGCAGCGACGCAGGAGTTGATTCCCCGCCGCCTTTACCAACCGCGTTGAAATATCATTCAGCACGGGCGCACGTTTTCTCTCTTTCGTTACCCAGAGACGACTCCAGACGCCATCTCTGTACATCAGACACAAAGGCCAGGGAACCGGCAGCGTTTAATTCTCTTCAGAAGCTGAAGCGCTCGGTATCCGGTGCGTTTGGCATCGGTTCGCATGAACGGCAAAGAAAATCTACTCGCGACGTTCTTGACGATAACTGGTTGCTATCGAGCAGTGCGCCAACTTCGTTGCAACACAATCATCGTAGCATCGAACCGGCCCGAATCTCGCCTTCCGTTTGGAAGTCGTTTGCGCGTCAGGATCGACTTAATCAACGCGCTGGACGCGATAACGGGAACAATAACGAGCGCGTTGTCGATGATCGAGGCGATGGTGACAACGTCGACTACGATAACgccgacgatgacgatgacgacagCGGTGGTGATGATGaggacgtcgacgacgacgacgaagaccaCGACGATGAGGAtaacgacgacgaagacgaagaggatgatgacgatgatgacgacgacgaggatGACGACGATGAGGTGAATGGTGTCGACGACAATTTGGCGGAGGACGAAGACGAGGGCGAAGACGAGTATGAGGAAGAAGATGTACGGGTGGTAAACGGAATCGAACACAATGAAAAAGCAAGCGATATGCTGATTTCCATGAAACCTCCGTCTTTCTCTTATCTTACACCAGGCGGTCATGTTATGTATCTACCGGGAACCAACGAGGCGGAGCATCGAGTGCAACATTTGAACGGCAGAAAGATCAGTTCTATCGATTGCGTAAGAAGGACTACGACGATTCGTGAACAGAACGGTACGGAGGAAATCGGATATCTCGGCGAAATTAGTTCTCTCCGCTTAAATAATTACGAGGAAGGTGAAGGTGACGACGGCGAGGAGAATAAGGACGGTGATCCGTTAAAGCGGCGATCGAAAAATGCGAAGAGATCTGTATCGCGCGAGAATATTAAtcaatcgaagcaaaagagagcGTCCACGCCTCCTTTTAGTAACGATCGAACTACCGCGAGCTCGTGCTCCTTGGATGCGAAAGGGACGAAACCGCAACGTAAGAACGCTTCGAGGAACAGAAGGTTCACGTTCCAATCGACTGTCAGGCAAATCGAGAGACGTCGACTAGCCGAAAAATTATCGAGGGAGGCTGAAGCGAAGGAACGTCAAAGGAAAGGCGAACTCGAAGCGATGCGAAAAGTCGAGGAGGAGTTCCAGCGAAAACGCGCAAAAGAGAAGGCAAACATCAGACAGCAATTGCGTCTGTTCAAAGAAATGGAGGAGAATTTCAAGTAAGTAAGTCCAGGGTTTACAGATACATGTACACCCGGTTAGATGTATCTATTGATATAATAATACGATTGCAGCAGTCTATCGAATCCTGACTGGGATAGTTCCCAGTTATCTCGCGCCGATCCGGACGGGGCGCCTTCCTCCGCCGCATCCTCTCCAAACTCATTGCCTTCTGGGAACATGTCTGTTACGACTACCAGTAAATGCTTTACTGCCGACGAATTTTCCCagaagaaagagatcgagttgGATTCATCGAAACGCTCTCGTACCGAACGAAAGGGTTATCGTCCAAAGTACTATGATTGGTCACCGGACACCGTTTCTCATTTAGATTACAAACAAACCACCGTCCATCCGAAGATCGTTTGCGATATTCCAAAAAGCTCTCCAATTTTCGTCGATATCAACGTTCATCCCAGCAAGCCGGTGACCTCCAATTCCACGCCTAAATTGGATAATTATAGGTAAGCGTGAATAGAAGATCATATATACAGAGTGTTCGGTCACTGGTGGTATAACCGAAAAGAGAATGATTCtagatgaaaaaataagtcgaaaatatagaataacaatttttcatctgaggctttgttttcgagaaaaacGATTTTGAATTTTCGCCGGGTAAGGGTATACTTGATCACAGTTCGTTAGAACGGATCTCACTTGTAAATCGTTGTCTCGATGAGACACATAAGTTACAAACACGTAATGAAATAGAATGTTTGAAacagaaattgctgaaaatgttgGCCAGCCTTCGGAAAACAATTCTGttcttctaattaaatttctatgaacGCTTTCTAAGGTATTCGGTTGTTTTAATGTACACTAACCTTTTCTTTCAATTGCTCGTGACGTGTGATTTCTTCAGAATACACAATTGATTTAATTTGACTCCATAAGTAAAAGTCAAGCAGAGTTAAGCTCAGGAGAGCGTGGTGGCCAAGCTATTGTTCCAGCACGACCTTGGCAATCTAACCTTGGTAATGTTGGTTTAAAAAATCTCTCACAGCTAGGGAAACATTTCCGTCATATTGCAAGTGTTTATCAACATAACTTCAATCGAGACAATGATCTACAGTGAGATCCGCTACATCAAAACATGATCAAGTGCACCAGTGTTTcagatgaaaaattgttattctatattttcgacttattttttcatctaGAATCACCCCTTTCTTCGGTTGTACCACTAATTACCGAACACCTTGCAATAATATATTAGTTCTAGATATACAATCATCGTGTAAATTAGATAATTTCGTTTGTTTCGTTTCGTTAGGAAAGATTTTGCGCACGGCACAGTGGTAACCAGAACTTCTTTCGCGAGTAGCGACAGCGAACTCTCGCAACCAAATACGAGGCCGCACTCCAGGCAAACAGGAGTCAAGAGTAAACCGCATCGAGCTAGGTAGGTTCGAGTGTAAGGCCTCAACCGCAAGCTTATCGAAAGTGTAAAAGCGCGGTTTGTTCCATCTGTGGCAGTTCTTCTCAGAACATTATCGCTTCGTACCCTTTGCGTGCGCGTCAATTCTCGCAATCCCTTTattcatgtatatatatacatatctgTACATACTCTGTACGTTTATTACACTCTATGTATCTATAGAGGAGCATGCTCGCGTCATTCTTCTTTACCTAGACGCGCTACGATAACGACATGCATGCTACTATTATGGTTCTTTTTGCTCGATCAATCTCTCTGCTACATCTGTATTATTAGCCATTTCGATAGAATGTATTGCTTTATTTTCAACCTATGATCGCTAATCTTTAACACTTCTAATTTCATGCGGTATAGATTTTAAACGTAATGTTATAATAATAATCCTAACGTCTATATATCTAGTCACTTAACGCTTCATTAAAGTTAAGTTAACCCGCGTAAGTAATATATCGCGAATCGACGACTCGTTCCGTTTCTTTTCCTCGCGTGCCTTTCATTTCTCTGCGTGACAATCGTTTACCGAGTCTGATTGGTAACGATACCTAATATATTAGCTGAAGAAAGCTTATCGCCGAACACGAATCGTCGAATCGCACGGATCTTTTCGTCGACTCGATAAGCATGAGGTCGAAGAGCCAACGAAATAAAATGCAGACAAAAATAGCGAACGAACGTTGAGCAGGTCCGGTAGTCGAGGACGAAGCGAGGATGCAGCGACTTCGGAGGAAGATTTGCCGGCGCCTGTAGTTGTGAAACCAACGAAACATCCGGGGAGTCCTATCAATGATTTCATATTAAGCGGGGTACAACCATTCACAAAGCAGAAAGCGTATAGGCCGATTTCATTTAATCCTAGGCCACCCCCGCCAATTCCAAGTTAATAAATATTTACCAATTTTTATCTATACTTGTTCGTCTATTTCGTTTTACAGCGAGAATATACCTATAGATATGCAAAACCACATAAGACGTAATGTACATATGTAATATACCTAATTGAATAAAATAGTACGGTACGtgtacttccatttgaatcaccGCCACATTCTCGCGCATGCGCGCAAATTGTAACAACTGTAACACATTCGTGCTGCTACCTACGTTACGCGTTACGACTCGTTTAAATCTCAGCGATTAATTATTCCGATGAAATGGAACGGCCTAGCCAGATGAATATGGATCGTCAATTCGAATTGCCATCGTACTCGTCAAGCACGAACTCCAGGACTCGTAATATCACTACCTCGGTTATGTATGTCTAgtttatatatattgtatacatACGCACGTATGTATACTTCAGATTTCCCCATTACTTTTTTCCTTTCTACCTGCATATATTCCTTTGTATCACTTTTTTCGGTTTTTTTCTCCCCACGTGGCTAAAAAGACGTTCCGAATTCGAATCCATATTATCGGCGAGTAGCaacgaggaggaagaagaagcggCGACGAGTGAGAGCATAAGAGTAGCGGAAACAAAATATTATGAGAACAGGACCACTTCAAAGTTGCCCAGAGCAACCATTTTCGAGGACGTAGATGAGGCACGTGCGAACGAAATTTTAACTTCTTTCAATTGAACGATATCACGATGTAAAAATTATAGACACAATTTTTCTATCGATATAACTGAGTTTCTCTATCTGCTTTCATAGATAATTTTGTCAATGATTTGGAGCAACAATCATCTTGGCGCGGCTTATTACAATATCGTTACGTCTGAATTGTTTGTCTTGGAAGATACGATGGACGATGCCGAGCGTTTCGATTTGATCGCTGCTTTGTACAAACAATGTTCACCGCGTTACGTGCTCGTAAACGCTGCTGCATCGGCTACTTTCAAAAATGCAATAAAAAAGATACTACTAGTGGAAGCGTCGAACTTGAATGCAGAATCGAATACGTCTAATTCGAGCGAAAGCTTAGCACCTAGCGCTGTGTTAAAGATAACTTGCAAAAAGGAGCACGGCTATGATCGTTGTTATCATAGAGTAAGATGCCTCCGGCTCAAATTCGAACCGCAGGACGCTAGCAACGCGGAGAGGCTAACCTTTTTGAACAGCATATTGAATTTTAAATGTTGCGCGATGATCCACGCATTGGGTTCTCTGTTGCTGTTCGTCGACAAACACTGGAACAATATCGCGTTGGACCCATCTGGAAGACCGTCCTTCGCATCGCTAAATTATATTACTCTGTAAGCTAGTTCAAAACCATATTTTCTTCCTATTCGTTCGTTTATTCAAATAACGGTTTGCGGTTTTCCGTGACACTTCTGCGTGATCATATGTTTGGAAAACGAAGTCAAGATCTGGTCATGGTGGACGAGGATACATACAAGGCATTGAATATCATTCAAGCTAAAGATCATCCGAGTCTGTTCAAGTTCGGCACCACGGTCACATTAACAAGAGGAGTGAGTTTATTCTCACTACTGAATCGTTATTGCCATTCCAAGCCGGGAGTACTGTTTTTATGGTAAATGATTGCTTACGTTTTCTTGCGAAAACATAAAAAATTAGTCGTATATTAATAACAGGTAATCTTTGTATAACAATGTGCAGATATATTTCCTAAAATTGTCGTGTTACATGAAACTAACTAATGCTACAAAGAATCAGATTAAATTTCACAAATTATACACATTTACACTAGTTTGCTATTAAAACAATCAAAAATATGAAGTCAGAATATTAAAAGCGTCAGTAATCGACCATCTATTGAATACATATATTGTGAAACAGATATTGTGTTGCAGAGGTACATTACTGTGCATGAGAGTAGCCCcaatcgcgttgcactgaaacTGTGTTACAGAAATATGTTGTACGAGGGTTGTCTGTAtctaattataatattatataaattacataagttcatatatatacacacacatacacacgtaCATACATATTCGTTCCTTTCATTCTCCATCAATTCACAGGAAAACGCTACATCATCCAAGTCGAAATCTCATTGTGCTTGAGCAGAGGTTAAATGCAGTTGAATTTTTCCTGAATGTAAATAACCAAAGTATCGTCGAGAATTTATCATCCTGTTTAAGACACGTGTATCGTGTGACCAACATTGTTCTGGCATGTTGTTCCGGACCTCAAGCGAAAGCATCGAATTGGTATAGATTATACAAGGttcgattttttattttcatttgatttGCTCTAAAGCATATAGCAGATACTTATAGTTTTCTCTTCTCAGaacaaataaaaagaaataaaatattttgcatTATAATAAGAAATTAAGACACACAGTAGTAAAAAATAAAGAAACCAACATTATATGCATAATATTCTTCATTCTGATTTTGTGTGACGCGAGTCTAGTAATTGTATATGATTTGTAAATTTTATATACTCTAAAAACTCATTAGTATTTATGAGTTTAGCAGAAATGCTGATATTCTTGAAAATTCTGTTAAAGGTTCAATTTGTCTTCTGAAAGATTCGGTACGATTCATTCTTTTAGATTTTCTATCGGAAATATATAGAAATCCTTTACTTTGTTAATTATGGTCGACGATAATCGTCCCGTTACCAAAGTTTCATTTCTTTCGGGGctttaacacatcgcaatattTTATTCTACGGACAAGTAACTGGCATCGCGGGTATACAAGTACGTATATGTTTTTTTTCAGACCATCTCGCACTTAATTTGTATTGCCGATATGTGCGAGGAGTGTGCGGGAAATATAGATCTGTTCGAACGGATCGCCAAAAGCGTTACTACAGAGGTCCACTATGTCAAATATTTTATCGAATACATTGTGGATTTTGCCGAGAGCAGACGAGAAGGAAGACTCGTTGTTAAACCAAACGTCGACCCTCTTCTAGACGAACGTACGTACATATATTTACGTACACGTGAGATTTCCCCGTGTTTCGTTGCATAGAATAGATCGTAATCACAGCCGCGAATCGAAACGATAGTTGAACGAGTTTCTTGGTTACCAGTTAATCATGTACGACGTACTTTGCCTGAACTCCTCACGGAAATGGGAGAGAAAGACATGCGAGAACATCTGCCGCCTTGCGTGACCAACTGTAAC from the Xylocopa sonorina isolate GNS202 chromosome 13, iyXylSono1_principal, whole genome shotgun sequence genome contains:
- the LOC143430245 gene encoding uncharacterized protein LOC143430245 — its product is MGNNGSSSRDQQAASVCSNGLLVPEGTNRVYWSQSFPRELARHRSQPTQVVPRKVLPGPSNQRLRATDNGNIIHNGGTISGRRAPTFASSRDLAKRNEQPFRERTGSGSNLVEHRPRKVDRNCCRYRDVIPASGKLNKFDSEPDLRCSPDHGPRDCSLPDRSSPASNSSCHRYGKEAKERCENRYKARKKYKAPAPPVANSVEVLVDNYTVTNESHSRFEHSHHHRQVQPSVSAPAPPPPRRSRLFKTRAESRKSQVNWQLASAGLDRERSRSRTGEHPENEPAADRCRLRPADSGKNTLLRSMSSPEFQAELIQVARKVRDKLDSHCKAFFPSDQQRNEAKTTRNDNREKIDRGVDCDAVGKPRQRERTCESAASIDAARACANLNSVDQRQPEDPNKSNVTSRDRYGTDAVTTEKSEGHSKNNGYVGETNNYLLENCPGREQDERTAPAMQSVPKTFYFGMNECPSGDIPNDEVYKFQDREDARSSVDTTDDTDDNEKTVVENISLKLRPTLPKKQLEIPRFSPSAAWRLLSALETPGPSMSTASEELPVMFEERIERLSRPPPLFPLSLGPRSWHDKSGDSGISGDAGAANEDSLDVSTINRMKTTATRPTWTPQQDLGEESSSDAGVDSPPPLPTALKYHSARAHVFSLSLPRDDSRRHLCTSDTKAREPAAFNSLQKLKRSVSGAFGIGSHERQRKSTRDVLDDNWLLSSSAPTSLQHNHRSIEPARISPSVWKSFARQDRLNQRAGRDNGNNNERVVDDRGDGDNVDYDNADDDDDDSGGDDEDVDDDDEDHDDEDNDDEDEEDDDDDDDDEDDDDEVNGVDDNLAEDEDEGEDEYEEEDVRVVNGIEHNEKASDMLISMKPPSFSYLTPGGHVMYLPGTNEAEHRVQHLNGRKISSIDCVRRTTTIREQNGTEEIGYLGEISSLRLNNYEEGEGDDGEENKDGDPLKRRSKNAKRSVSRENINQSKQKRASTPPFSNDRTTASSCSLDAKGTKPQRKNASRNRRFTFQSTVRQIERRRLAEKLSREAEAKERQRKGELEAMRKVEEEFQRKRAKEKANIRQQLRLFKEMEENFNSLSNPDWDSSQLSRADPDGAPSSAASSPNSLPSGNMSVTTTSKCFTADEFSQKKEIELDSSKRSRTERKGYRPKYYDWSPDTVSHLDYKQTTVHPKIVCDIPKSSPIFVDINVHPSKPVTSNSTPKLDNYRKDFAHGTVVTRTSFASSDSELSQPNTRPHSRQTGVKSKPHRARSGSRGRSEDAATSEEDLPAPVVVKPTKHPGSPINDFILSGVQPFTKQKAYRPISFNPRPPPPIPS